Proteins encoded together in one candidate division WOR-3 bacterium window:
- a CDS encoding L-threonine 3-dehydrogenase, producing MKKILVTGAVGQIGSELTLALRARYGAENVIATGRKTQPSKELLESGPFYFIDVAKRDTIEEVVKKHNIDTIFHLAAILSAAGEKNPQLAWDVNINGLYNVLEVAREHNMARVIVPSSIAVFGPETPRQNTPNETILKPRTMYGITKVAGELLGDYYFRRFGLDVRGLRYPGIISNVTLPGGGTTDYAVEIFYAAIKFKRYKCFLRADTRLPMMYMPDCIKSTIMLAEAPVENLKHHCDFNVTAMSFSAEELAAEIKRYIPDFEVTYEPDFRQAIADSWPESIDDSAARQEWGWKPDYDLKAMVKDMLEVLGKRHQEGKLGWPQ from the coding sequence ATGAAGAAAATCCTTGTTACGGGCGCTGTTGGTCAGATTGGTTCTGAATTGACGCTGGCACTGCGCGCCCGCTATGGGGCAGAAAATGTTATTGCCACCGGTAGAAAGACCCAGCCCAGTAAGGAGTTGCTGGAATCCGGTCCGTTTTATTTTATCGATGTGGCGAAGCGCGATACAATAGAGGAGGTAGTTAAGAAGCATAATATTGATACCATTTTCCATCTGGCGGCGATACTTTCTGCCGCGGGCGAGAAAAATCCGCAGTTAGCGTGGGATGTTAATATCAATGGGCTCTATAATGTGCTTGAGGTGGCACGAGAGCATAATATGGCACGGGTGATTGTGCCCAGTTCAATTGCGGTGTTTGGACCGGAAACCCCGCGCCAGAACACGCCGAATGAGACGATTCTCAAACCCCGCACGATGTACGGAATTACCAAGGTTGCCGGTGAACTGTTAGGGGATTACTATTTTCGTCGTTTCGGGCTTGATGTGCGCGGGTTGCGCTACCCGGGAATTATTTCCAATGTAACGCTACCCGGTGGCGGTACAACCGACTATGCGGTGGAGATTTTCTATGCGGCAATCAAGTTCAAGCGTTATAAATGTTTCCTGCGTGCTGATACCCGGTTGCCGATGATGTATATGCCGGACTGTATTAAATCGACGATTATGCTTGCTGAGGCACCGGTGGAGAATTTGAAACATCACTGCGACTTCAATGTTACCGCAATGAGTTTCTCAGCCGAAGAGTTAGCCGCCGAGATTAAACGATACATTCCGGATTTTGAAGTCACCTATGAACCGGACTTCCGTCAGGCGATTGCCGATTCCTGGCCCGAGTCAATTGACGATTCCGCAGCACGGCAGGAGTGGGGCTGGAAACCGGATTACGACCTGAAAGCGATGGTCAAGGATATGCTGGAGGTTTTAGGGAAACGTCACCAGGAA
- a CDS encoding S8 family serine peptidase — protein MLTIFCLLTAFNTEFVCVAPKTSVPNLNTRKVWVFFTDKGVFNENQYQTALNALRQKTTPLAQLDFYDLPVRTSYIRQIEALGARMRCVSNWLNAASFDMPPELASQIYQLPFVYDIRPVGIRTEIDREITFPIPQPLPPMRKVDTAEAHRFYGASYDQAQMLGVPEIFYRGYLGSGVKLALFDTGIKLKHTAVKGIRIARQYDFISGDNFYHQRGMHSEPAPIPSLRYLGLVKDPALVNTQNTLMLTFVADSFNYPYGLPARALFLSSSTDQGETWSEPVALAISRPYYYTYENLQMISRDSVTYLAFNELNLNPGGQPICYLGYFTNTTWRNRLTVGNGKKPSLTIFEDTLYFVYITSDSSITFKKYSITQPAPTLLLTTTVNYQEPISELLITAGPAGVINLIALCRTSGKIAQLRSTDGGNTFNTTGTIVSQSARMIKLYPHSTTTATKLLLYLDDNQPPFTRLNAKLSNDYGTTWDIGSVVDSALNIGDFTALIGDEIKLVYESNGVLYRCASADYGTTWQTAVPIDTIGFSVAPRLVAIDGNDLLLWLRRGDENAVWEDADTLKFSREQPNHGTRMASIIAGYQPYSLMGIAPAVDLFVARTEFHKTASNRYYEYNMEEDTYIQALEWAARTGADIVSTSLGYRDFYRDEQFDGKTIPVSIASDLATKKGLLVVTAMGNRDSTTHPWPQPYIVAPGDAEGVITCGGVQKNMLPWRGTGIGPTADGRIKPDLVALADTVAVAAPDSENLLEGSAGTSCATALIAGCAALLKEAHPSWTVDSIKTALFMTASLAVKSCTFGFGVPRVDSAFKIFPPVPQATPVARNEIGKIFPNPFKTPGNDRIFFGLNIARVTPDASITIYTINGTPVITLPINTRKLSSPGRYYDIPLLEEINACWDGKNEAGKPVASGLYIAVLKTTFGRSASKFALIRKP, from the coding sequence ATGCTCACCATATTCTGCCTGCTTACGGCGTTTAACACCGAGTTTGTGTGCGTCGCCCCAAAAACATCTGTCCCCAACCTGAACACCAGAAAGGTGTGGGTGTTTTTTACCGATAAAGGCGTGTTTAACGAAAACCAGTATCAGACCGCCTTGAACGCTTTAAGACAAAAAACCACCCCCCTTGCGCAACTGGACTTTTACGACCTGCCAGTGCGCACATCTTACATTCGCCAGATTGAAGCACTTGGTGCCCGAATGCGCTGCGTCTCCAACTGGCTTAACGCCGCCAGTTTTGATATGCCGCCGGAACTCGCCTCACAAATCTATCAACTGCCATTTGTTTATGACATCAGACCGGTGGGAATTCGCACCGAGATAGACCGCGAAATCACATTCCCCATTCCCCAACCTTTACCACCGATGCGCAAAGTCGATACTGCCGAAGCCCATCGATTCTACGGCGCCTCCTATGACCAGGCGCAGATGCTTGGTGTACCGGAAATATTCTATCGCGGCTATCTCGGCTCCGGGGTAAAACTGGCGCTTTTTGACACCGGCATCAAACTGAAGCATACCGCAGTAAAAGGAATTCGCATCGCCCGCCAGTATGACTTTATCTCCGGCGATAACTTCTATCACCAGAGAGGTATGCACTCCGAACCAGCCCCAATTCCTTCGCTCCGCTACCTTGGCCTTGTTAAAGACCCGGCACTCGTCAATACCCAAAACACCCTGATGCTTACATTCGTTGCTGACAGTTTTAACTACCCCTATGGTTTGCCAGCCCGTGCCCTGTTCCTCTCCAGTTCAACCGACCAAGGTGAGACCTGGAGCGAACCCGTTGCCCTTGCCATTTCCCGGCCTTACTACTACACCTATGAAAACCTCCAGATGATTTCCCGGGACTCGGTCACCTACCTCGCCTTCAACGAACTGAACCTTAACCCTGGTGGACAACCGATTTGCTATCTCGGCTACTTTACAAACACCACCTGGCGCAACCGGCTAACGGTCGGAAACGGTAAAAAACCATCTCTCACAATATTTGAAGACACCCTGTATTTCGTTTATATCACCAGCGACTCCTCAATCACATTCAAAAAATATTCCATCACCCAGCCCGCCCCAACACTCTTGCTAACCACCACGGTCAATTACCAAGAACCCATCAGTGAACTCCTGATAACGGCTGGACCGGCAGGAGTTATCAATCTAATTGCCCTCTGCCGAACATCCGGTAAAATTGCCCAGCTCCGTTCTACCGATGGTGGCAACACCTTCAACACCACCGGTACAATTGTATCCCAATCGGCACGAATGATTAAACTGTATCCCCATTCCACTACAACCGCAACCAAACTCCTCCTCTACCTTGATGACAACCAACCGCCCTTCACCCGCCTAAATGCAAAACTTTCTAACGACTACGGCACAACCTGGGACATTGGCTCAGTGGTTGACAGCGCCTTAAACATCGGCGACTTCACTGCCCTCATCGGTGACGAAATAAAACTGGTCTACGAATCAAACGGCGTATTGTACCGGTGTGCGAGCGCCGATTATGGAACAACCTGGCAGACTGCCGTACCCATTGACACGATTGGTTTTTCAGTTGCTCCTCGTCTGGTAGCAATAGACGGCAACGACCTCCTCCTCTGGTTGCGCCGCGGTGACGAAAATGCGGTCTGGGAAGATGCCGACACCTTAAAATTCTCCCGCGAACAACCCAATCACGGTACCCGTATGGCGTCAATCATCGCCGGGTACCAACCTTACTCGTTAATGGGCATCGCGCCGGCGGTTGACCTCTTTGTTGCCCGAACCGAATTTCACAAAACCGCCAGCAACCGCTACTACGAATACAATATGGAAGAAGACACCTATATCCAAGCACTGGAATGGGCAGCAAGAACTGGCGCTGACATCGTCTCCACCTCACTTGGTTACCGCGACTTCTATCGCGACGAACAGTTTGACGGCAAAACAATCCCGGTTTCCATCGCCTCTGACCTTGCAACCAAAAAGGGTCTGCTTGTCGTAACCGCAATGGGCAATCGCGACTCAACCACTCATCCCTGGCCCCAGCCCTACATTGTTGCCCCGGGCGACGCAGAAGGTGTTATCACCTGTGGTGGCGTGCAAAAAAATATGCTACCCTGGCGTGGTACCGGCATCGGACCAACGGCCGATGGTAGAATCAAACCAGACCTTGTTGCCCTTGCCGACACCGTTGCTGTTGCTGCCCCGGACTCAGAAAACCTCCTTGAAGGGAGCGCTGGCACATCATGTGCCACCGCGCTCATTGCCGGCTGTGCCGCACTGCTGAAAGAAGCCCACCCCAGTTGGACCGTTGATTCAATCAAAACGGCTTTGTTTATGACCGCCTCTTTAGCGGTGAAAAGTTGCACCTTTGGCTTTGGTGTACCCCGGGTGGACTCGGCGTTCAAAATCTTTCCGCCTGTACCTCAGGCAACGCCCGTTGCCAGAAATGAAATCGGCAAAATCTTCCCCAATCCTTTCAAAACCCCAGGCAACGACCGGATTTTTTTCGGATTAAACATCGCCCGCGTTACCCCGGATGCGAGCATCACCATTTACACAATCAATGGGACACCGGTCATAACCCTGCCAATCAACACCCGCAAATTATCAAGCCCGGGAAGATACTACGACATTCCGCTGCTTGAAGAAATCAACGCCTGCTGGGACGGCAAAAACGAGGCGGGCAAACCGGTTGCGTCCGGGTTGTACATCGCTGTGCTCAAGACAACCTTTGGCAGGAGTGCATCAAAATTTGCCCTGATACGCAAACCTTGA